The Toxorhynchites rutilus septentrionalis strain SRP chromosome 3, ASM2978413v1, whole genome shotgun sequence genome includes a region encoding these proteins:
- the LOC129776475 gene encoding U6 snRNA-associated Sm-like protein LSm4, translated as MLPLSLLKTAQSHPMLVELKNGETYNGHLVSCDTWMNINLREVICTSKDGDKFWRMPECYIRGSTIKYLRIPDEVIDMVKEDVQAKSRNRTELSKGGGRNQGGGGGGGIGGQQGGRGGGGPGAGGGGGGRNNANANNRNTFGGGNRPGNRSGLGNPNRNALNKK; from the exons TTAGTGGAACTAAAAAATGGCGAAACGTACAACGGACACTTGGTGAGCTGCGACACCTGGATGAACATCAATCTTCGTGAGGTCATCTGCACATCAAAG GATGGTGATAAATTTTGGCGAATGCCCGAGTGTTATATCCGTGGCAGCACCATCAAATACCTGCGGATTCCGGATGAGGTAATCGATATGGTCAAGGAGGATGTGCAGGCCAAGTCGCGAAATCGGACGGAGCTCAGTAAAGGAGGTGGCCGCAACCAGGGCGGAGGTGGCGGCGGCGGAATCGGTGGTCAGCAGGGTGGCCGTGGTGGTGGTGGTCCCGGTGCCGGAGGCGGAGGCGGCGGACGCAATAATGCCAACGCCAATAACAGAAACACGTTCGGCGGAGGCAACCGTCCCGGGAATCGTTCTGGGCTCGGGAATCCAAATCGAAACGCTCTCAACAAGAAGTAA